The following proteins are co-located in the Billgrantia tianxiuensis genome:
- a CDS encoding alpha/beta hydrolase codes for MNSESISIISDGLRLDGSFYWEESSLKKDTPLVIVCSGFTGLKRIHPERFARFLTKQGFMTFGFDYRGFGDSEGERGKVLLEEQVRDIANVVALVSNRAKNEGRKLVLAGWGMGGGLVLDAYQHAEELIDGLISMNGFFDAVRVQKALRGELGWKQFRAFMNEERRYLAQGGEPRKIDPFDIYPLDEISRGYVDEVLRKTPGYGLTSVLDFADSLIAFCPEAHIDERYANTPLLIAHGAENDLHPVSEARSLYAIYPGPKSLYLLPEGGHTEWMLDDDPKFQTFAGHVADWLQREF; via the coding sequence ATGAATTCCGAAAGTATTTCAATCATTAGCGATGGTCTCAGGCTGGACGGCTCTTTCTACTGGGAGGAGTCGTCTCTCAAGAAGGACACTCCCCTGGTGATTGTCTGCTCCGGCTTCACCGGCTTGAAGCGGATTCACCCGGAGCGCTTTGCGCGTTTTCTCACTAAGCAGGGCTTCATGACGTTTGGCTTCGACTATCGCGGATTCGGCGATAGTGAAGGAGAGCGTGGCAAGGTTCTGCTCGAAGAACAGGTGCGCGATATTGCCAATGTAGTGGCATTGGTCAGCAACCGCGCCAAGAATGAGGGGCGCAAGCTGGTGCTGGCCGGCTGGGGAATGGGCGGAGGGCTGGTGCTGGATGCCTATCAACATGCCGAGGAACTCATCGATGGCCTAATTTCCATGAATGGCTTCTTCGATGCGGTACGCGTTCAGAAAGCATTGCGAGGTGAACTCGGGTGGAAACAGTTCCGGGCCTTCATGAACGAGGAGCGTCGCTATCTGGCCCAGGGTGGCGAGCCGCGCAAGATCGATCCCTTTGATATCTATCCGCTGGATGAGATTTCCCGGGGGTACGTGGACGAGGTGCTGCGCAAGACGCCGGGCTATGGCCTGACCTCGGTTCTGGACTTTGCCGACTCGCTGATTGCCTTCTGTCCGGAGGCACACATCGACGAGCGTTATGCCAATACGCCGCTGCTGATCGCCCACGGTGCCGAGAACGACCTGCACCCAGTCAGCGAGGCGCGGTCGCTGTATGCCATCTATCCGGGTCCCAAGTCGCTCTACCTGCTCCCCGAAGGGGGCCATACCGAGTGGATGCTCGACGACGACCCCAAATTCCAGACCTTCGCTGGCCACGTCGCCGACTGGCTGCAGCGTGAATTCTGA
- a CDS encoding GlxA family transcriptional regulator: MTRHNQPFRDDDSPFMVGFLLFPQFAMLSFSSVIEPLRIANRMSGKSLYCWHLMSLDDRALEASNGLPFMPTLAMEDWQELDALILVAGLGTNLIADERLFHWLRKVGRSRRLLGSTSTGSFLLAKAGLLDRKHCTIHWENQASLQEEYPEIIVSNELFEIDQGIMTCSGGTAGLDMMLSLIERQHGSELAKQIAEQCIHPNIRSAHEKQRMSHEARLGVHNSTLIAAIKIMESHIEDPLSCESIAMLVDVSHRQMQRLFKQHFGITPANYYLNFRLEHGDRLLRYTSMPIIDIATATGFSSTSHFSKCYRKFFGISPKERRKT, from the coding sequence GTGACACGCCATAATCAGCCTTTCCGAGACGACGACTCTCCCTTTATGGTGGGTTTTCTCCTTTTTCCGCAGTTCGCCATGCTGTCGTTCAGCTCCGTAATTGAGCCGCTGCGTATTGCTAATCGCATGAGCGGGAAATCACTTTATTGCTGGCATCTTATGAGCCTGGACGACCGAGCTTTGGAAGCTAGTAATGGTCTCCCGTTCATGCCAACTCTAGCGATGGAGGACTGGCAAGAACTCGATGCCCTCATTCTGGTCGCTGGTTTGGGTACCAACCTGATCGCCGATGAGAGGCTTTTTCATTGGTTGAGAAAGGTTGGGCGAAGTCGCCGCTTGCTAGGCTCAACCTCGACTGGCAGTTTTCTACTGGCTAAGGCGGGCTTGCTTGATCGAAAGCACTGCACCATTCATTGGGAAAATCAAGCCAGCCTTCAGGAGGAATACCCGGAAATAATAGTCTCCAATGAGCTCTTTGAGATCGATCAAGGTATCATGACCTGCTCAGGAGGTACCGCTGGCTTGGATATGATGCTTTCCTTGATCGAGAGGCAGCACGGTAGTGAGTTGGCCAAGCAGATTGCTGAACAGTGTATCCATCCGAACATTCGCTCGGCTCATGAGAAGCAGCGGATGAGCCACGAAGCCAGACTTGGGGTTCACAACTCCACGCTCATAGCTGCCATTAAAATCATGGAATCTCACATTGAAGACCCCTTGAGTTGTGAGAGCATCGCGATGCTGGTGGATGTCTCTCACCGTCAGATGCAGCGACTCTTCAAGCAGCATTTCGGGATCACGCCAGCAAACTACTACCTGAATTTTCGATTGGAACACGGCGATCGCTTGCTGAGGTACACGTCGATGCCCATCATAGATATCGCCACAGCAACCGGTTTTTCTTCTACCTCCCATTTCAGCAAGTGCTATCGCAAGTTCTTCGGTATCTCTCCCAAAGAGCGGCGCAAGACTTGA